A single genomic interval of Methylobacterium bullatum harbors:
- the xseB gene encoding Exodeoxyribonuclease 7 small subunit codes for MTATRSAVAATTDSKASDEGLDLPFEKALEQLEEIVRRLEKGDVPLDESVAIYERGEILKRHCEGLLRKAEARIQTITLGPDGRAAGVAPLDVG; via the coding sequence ATGACCGCAACGCGATCCGCCGTGGCGGCGACAACCGATTCGAAAGCGTCCGACGAGGGACTCGACCTGCCGTTCGAGAAGGCACTCGAACAGCTCGAGGAGATCGTGCGACGCCTGGAGAAGGGGGATGTGCCCCTCGACGAATCGGTGGCGATCTACGAGCGCGGCGAGATCTTGAAACGGCATTGCGAAGGTCTGCTGCGCAAGGCCGAGGCGCGGATCCAGACGATCACGCTGGGGCCCGACGGGCGCGCGGCGGGCGTCGCTCCCCTCGATGTCGGCTAG